Proteins encoded together in one Streptomyces sp. NA04227 window:
- a CDS encoding inositol monophosphatase family protein, with the protein MIEDFLGQALDDVEEAVRKAAAAEVMPRFRQLAAHEIVEKNGPHDLVTVADRNAEEFLTKELTRLLPGSLVVGEEAVHANPRTYEALKSDAPVWIVDPVDGTRQFVQGDPGFCTLVALAQRGVVHASWTFAPARDQIAVAVRGGGARLDGQLIRSGEVPADKILEVATSHPDYTTEEQKRALLALDTEGVRTRPCGSAGLEYLAVARGELDATAFSWEAAWDHAAGLLLVEEAGGAHLTRAGEPFRITGANALPFTAARDLATARRIADLLAEGA; encoded by the coding sequence ATGATCGAAGACTTTCTCGGCCAAGCTCTTGACGATGTGGAAGAGGCGGTCCGCAAGGCGGCCGCCGCGGAGGTGATGCCCCGCTTCCGGCAGCTCGCCGCGCACGAGATAGTCGAGAAGAACGGGCCGCACGACCTGGTGACGGTGGCCGACCGCAACGCCGAGGAGTTCCTCACCAAGGAGCTGACCCGGCTGCTGCCCGGCTCGCTCGTGGTGGGCGAGGAGGCGGTGCACGCCAACCCGCGGACCTACGAGGCGCTGAAGTCGGATGCCCCGGTGTGGATCGTCGACCCCGTGGACGGCACTCGGCAGTTCGTGCAGGGCGACCCCGGGTTCTGCACCCTGGTCGCGCTGGCCCAGCGCGGGGTCGTGCACGCCTCGTGGACCTTCGCGCCCGCGCGCGACCAGATCGCCGTCGCGGTGCGCGGCGGCGGGGCCCGGCTGGACGGGCAGCTCATACGTTCCGGTGAAGTGCCCGCGGACAAGATCCTCGAAGTGGCCACCTCGCACCCCGACTACACGACCGAGGAACAGAAGCGCGCGCTGCTCGCCCTGGACACCGAGGGTGTGCGGACACGGCCCTGCGGTTCCGCCGGTCTGGAGTATCTGGCCGTGGCGCGCGGCGAGTTGGACGCCACCGCCTTCTCCTGGGAAGCGGCCTGGGACCACGCCGCCGGGCTGCTCCTCGTCGAGGAGGCGGGCGGCGCCCACCTCACGCGGGCCGGCGAGCCCTTCCGAATCACCGGGGCGAACGCCCTGCCGTTCACCGCGGCCCGTGACCTCGCCACCGCCCGCCGGATCGCCGACCTGCTTGCGGAGGGTGCCTGA
- the ggt gene encoding gamma-glutamyltransferase translates to MRRSVARRLSLLAVATALVGAGAAAPPSAVGTAAQPTRTPAQAPVPAKAPVAVGYGGAVSSVDADASAAGIEVLRRGGNAVDAAVATAAALGVTEPYSAGVGGGGYFVHYDAKSRTVHTLDGRETAPGSAGKDLFLEDGKPIPFAEAVTSGLSVGTPGTPATWQSALDAWGTKSLRSLLEPARRLAADGFTVDATFRAQTADNQARFKDFPASAELFLPGGELPVVGSTLKNPDLARTYEELGRKGVGALYHGRLAEDIVRTVNRPPVDPDAERRVRPGRLTLDDLADYRTKRQKATRTTYRGLGVHSMAPSSSGGTTVGEALNILEGTDLSRLSPEEYLHRYIEASRIAFADRGRWVGDPAFEDVPTEGLLSQRYADSRRCLIADDKVLTSPLAPGDPRHPADCASGGRAAPTTYEGESTTHLTTADKWGNVVSYTLTIEQTGGSGITVPGRGFLLNNELTDFSFAPADPAVHDPNLPGPGKRPRSSMSPTIVLDDDRRPLVALGTPGGSTIITTVLQTLTNFLDRGMPLADAIAAPRASQRNQATTELEPALWNSPSRAALERLGHVFKANPEIGAATGIQRLGDGRWLAAAETSRRGGGAAMVVRSAP, encoded by the coding sequence ATGCGTCGCTCCGTCGCGCGGAGACTCTCGCTTCTGGCCGTTGCCACAGCCCTCGTCGGGGCCGGGGCAGCCGCGCCGCCCTCGGCTGTCGGTACGGCGGCGCAGCCGACTCGGACTCCGGCTCAGGCCCCGGTGCCGGCGAAGGCGCCGGTCGCCGTCGGGTACGGCGGTGCCGTGTCCAGCGTGGACGCCGACGCCTCGGCCGCGGGCATCGAGGTGCTGCGGCGCGGCGGCAACGCGGTGGACGCCGCCGTGGCCACCGCGGCGGCGCTCGGCGTGACCGAGCCGTACTCGGCGGGCGTCGGCGGCGGTGGCTACTTCGTCCACTACGACGCCAAGAGCCGTACCGTGCACACCCTCGACGGGCGGGAGACGGCGCCAGGCAGCGCGGGCAAGGACCTCTTCCTGGAGGACGGCAAGCCGATTCCGTTCGCCGAGGCGGTCACCAGCGGACTCTCCGTCGGGACGCCGGGAACGCCCGCCACCTGGCAGTCGGCGCTCGACGCTTGGGGCACCAAGAGCCTGCGCAGCCTGCTCGAACCCGCCCGGCGGCTCGCCGCGGACGGCTTCACGGTGGACGCGACCTTCCGGGCCCAGACGGCCGACAACCAGGCCCGGTTCAAGGACTTCCCGGCCAGCGCCGAGCTGTTCCTGCCGGGCGGCGAACTGCCCGTCGTCGGCTCGACACTCAAGAACCCCGATCTCGCCCGCACCTACGAGGAGTTGGGCCGCAAGGGCGTCGGTGCGCTGTACCACGGCAGGCTCGCCGAGGACATCGTACGGACCGTGAACCGGCCGCCCGTCGATCCGGACGCCGAACGCCGGGTCCGTCCCGGCCGACTGACCCTGGACGACCTCGCGGACTACCGTACGAAGCGCCAGAAGGCGACGCGCACCACGTACCGGGGCCTCGGCGTCCACTCGATGGCGCCCTCGTCCTCCGGTGGGACCACCGTCGGTGAGGCGCTCAACATCCTTGAGGGCACGGACCTTTCGCGGCTGTCGCCGGAGGAGTACCTGCACCGCTACATCGAGGCGAGCCGCATCGCGTTCGCCGACCGTGGCCGATGGGTGGGCGACCCGGCCTTCGAGGACGTGCCGACCGAGGGCCTGCTCTCACAGCGCTACGCCGACTCGCGCCGCTGCCTCATCGCCGACGACAAGGTCCTGACCAGTCCGCTGGCCCCCGGCGATCCACGGCACCCTGCGGACTGCGCGTCCGGCGGCCGGGCGGCGCCCACGACCTACGAGGGCGAGAGCACCACACACCTCACCACGGCGGACAAGTGGGGCAACGTCGTTTCGTACACACTCACCATCGAGCAGACCGGCGGCAGCGGCATCACCGTGCCCGGCCGGGGCTTCCTGCTCAACAACGAGCTCACCGACTTCTCGTTCGCGCCGGCCGACCCGGCCGTGCACGACCCGAACCTGCCCGGCCCCGGCAAACGGCCGCGGTCCTCGATGTCGCCGACCATCGTGCTCGACGACGATCGCAGGCCCCTCGTCGCGCTGGGCACTCCGGGCGGATCCACCATCATCACCACGGTGCTCCAGACCCTCACCAACTTCCTGGACCGTGGCATGCCCCTGGCCGACGCGATCGCCGCGCCCCGCGCCAGCCAGCGCAATCAGGCCACCACGGAACTCGAACCCGCGCTCTGGAACAGCCCCTCGCGGGCGGCGCTCGAACGACTGGGGCATGTCTTCAAGGCGAATCCGGAGATCGGCGCGGCCACCGGAATCCAGCGGCTCGGCGACGGCCGATGGCTGGCGGCGGCGGAGACCTCCCGCAGGGGAGGAGGCGCGGCGATGGTCGTACGGTCGGCCCCTTGA
- a CDS encoding SGNH/GDSL hydrolase family protein — MLALAPWPQSPARARPGDTPQPLERLYDNRAVSADTDSSAADFDGAGNSLSAGDLAAAGWTPGRALTVGGSRFTLPATRPGEPDNVVADGQSIQVKGRGDALSLLVTATGGEATGPGTVHYRDGSRSTFNLTALDWRTGSLGAKALALPHVNTPGGQLAEKARLYALTVPLDQRREVSSVRLPRDTGPDLHVFAVSVRSNTSGWTGSWAASTSGQPSVGPWSDRTLRLVVHTSAGGPRVRVRLDNTFASAPVRIGSATVAVQESGATAVSAPRPLRFRGGSSAEIPAGAQALSDPLDFTVPADANLLVSFHLPETVASAPVHQLAVQQSYLSEPGDHSAEHSGGAYTSTLSNWPLLAGVDVGGGPGSVVVLGDSITDGERSTPGANRRWPDLLADRLRAQDEVPRYGVLNHGISANRITSDRYPGDGISTDTGGVSALHRLDRDVLAQTSARTLVLFMGVNDIRWGASSEQVTVGMREIAERARARGLRVVGATVAPCQGEARCTAAVDTERQEINSWLRSGTAFDAVLDFDAVLRDPANPARIAPGYDSGDHLHPSEAGLAALADSVDLRLLQG, encoded by the coding sequence GTGCTGGCCCTCGCCCCCTGGCCGCAGTCCCCGGCGCGGGCCAGGCCCGGCGACACCCCCCAGCCGCTGGAGCGGCTCTACGACAACCGCGCGGTGAGCGCCGACACGGACAGCTCCGCGGCCGACTTCGACGGCGCGGGAAACTCACTTTCGGCCGGTGATCTCGCCGCCGCGGGCTGGACCCCCGGCCGGGCGCTGACCGTCGGCGGCTCGCGCTTCACCCTGCCCGCCACCAGACCCGGCGAGCCGGACAATGTCGTCGCCGACGGCCAGTCGATACAGGTCAAGGGCCGCGGAGACGCGCTGAGCCTTCTGGTCACCGCGACCGGAGGCGAGGCCACCGGCCCGGGCACGGTCCACTACCGCGACGGCTCGCGGAGCACCTTCAACCTCACCGCGCTCGACTGGCGCACCGGCAGCCTGGGCGCCAAGGCGCTCGCCCTGCCCCACGTCAACACCCCCGGCGGCCAACTCGCCGAGAAGGCACGGCTGTACGCGCTCACCGTGCCGCTGGACCAACGACGCGAGGTCTCCTCGGTACGCCTGCCCCGAGACACCGGCCCGGACCTGCACGTGTTCGCCGTGTCGGTACGGTCCAACACTTCGGGCTGGACGGGCAGTTGGGCCGCCTCCACCTCCGGTCAGCCCTCGGTGGGACCGTGGTCCGACCGCACACTCCGGCTGGTGGTGCACACCTCGGCGGGCGGCCCTCGGGTACGCGTACGTCTCGACAACACCTTCGCCTCGGCGCCGGTACGCATCGGCTCGGCGACGGTGGCCGTACAGGAGTCGGGCGCCACGGCCGTCTCGGCGCCCAGGCCGCTGCGGTTCAGGGGCGGCTCGTCCGCCGAAATCCCGGCCGGAGCACAGGCGTTGAGCGATCCGCTGGACTTCACGGTGCCCGCGGACGCCAATCTGCTGGTCAGCTTCCACCTGCCGGAGACGGTGGCCTCGGCGCCCGTCCACCAGCTCGCGGTCCAGCAGTCCTATCTGAGCGAGCCGGGCGACCACAGTGCGGAGCACTCGGGCGGCGCGTACACCTCGACGCTCTCCAACTGGCCGCTGCTCGCGGGCGTGGACGTGGGCGGCGGGCCCGGCTCCGTGGTGGTGCTCGGGGACTCGATCACGGACGGCGAGCGCTCCACGCCAGGAGCCAACCGCCGGTGGCCCGACCTGCTCGCGGACCGGCTGCGGGCGCAGGACGAGGTGCCCCGGTACGGCGTACTGAACCACGGCATCTCGGCGAACCGCATCACCTCCGACCGGTACCCGGGCGACGGCATCAGCACGGACACCGGCGGGGTGAGCGCCCTGCACCGGCTCGACCGCGACGTCCTCGCGCAGACCTCGGCCCGTACCCTCGTCCTTTTCATGGGCGTCAACGACATTCGCTGGGGGGCGAGTTCGGAGCAGGTGACCGTCGGCATGCGGGAGATCGCCGAACGGGCGCGAGCGCGCGGCCTGCGCGTGGTGGGTGCGACCGTCGCGCCCTGCCAGGGTGAGGCGCGCTGCACCGCAGCGGTCGACACCGAACGGCAGGAGATCAACAGCTGGCTGCGTTCCGGTACGGCCTTCGACGCGGTCCTCGACTTCGACGCCGTGCTCCGCGATCCCGCCAACCCGGCCCGGATCGCGCCCGGTTACGACAGCGGCGACCATCTGCACCCGTCGGAGGCGGGCCTCGCCGCGCTCGCCGATTCGGTGGATCTGCGGCTGCTGCAGGGCTGA
- a CDS encoding NAD(P)/FAD-dependent oxidoreductase: MLDAVVVGAGPNGLTAAVELARRGMSVAVFEARDTIGGGARTEELTLPGFRHDPCSAAHPFGAGSPVFSTMPLHEYGLEWLHAELPMAHPGLDGSAAVLSRSIAETAASLGTHDGAAYRRLMAPFAGKWHSIARDFMQLPSTALPRDPLTLARLGLAGGPPASWLMRRFRDEPARTLFAGLVGHIMAPLNGIATGAVGLVFALAAHEVGWPVARGGSQSISDALGRYLRALGGSVHTDYEVKRLDDLPPARAYVFDTSPTALARIAGLGHYYAGFRYGAGVFKVDYALDGPVPWTSEAARRAGTVQVAADSREIGAALRAASREGRAPEAPFLITVQPSVVDPGRAPEGKQVFWAYGHVPNGWDGDLTGAIERQLERFAPGFRDRVLARAIAGPPQLAARNANYVGGDIACGAADGLQLLLRPRLTLAPHRTPRPAVFLCSSATPPGPGVHGMSGHNAAKAVWRHLRAA; encoded by the coding sequence ATGCTCGACGCGGTCGTGGTGGGCGCGGGGCCCAACGGTCTGACCGCAGCGGTCGAACTGGCCCGGCGCGGAATGAGCGTCGCGGTGTTCGAGGCCCGCGACACCATCGGCGGGGGAGCGCGCACCGAGGAACTCACCCTGCCCGGCTTCCGGCACGACCCGTGTTCCGCGGCCCACCCCTTCGGCGCGGGCTCGCCGGTCTTCTCGACCATGCCACTGCACGAGTACGGGCTCGAGTGGCTGCACGCCGAACTGCCGATGGCCCACCCGGGACTCGACGGCTCGGCCGCGGTCCTGTCCCGCTCGATCGCCGAGACGGCCGCGTCCCTCGGTACCCACGACGGGGCCGCGTACCGCCGCCTGATGGCGCCCTTCGCGGGCAAGTGGCACAGCATCGCGCGCGACTTCATGCAACTGCCGTCGACCGCGCTGCCCCGCGACCCGCTGACCCTGGCCCGGCTCGGCCTCGCCGGGGGCCCGCCCGCGAGCTGGCTGATGCGCCGCTTCCGCGACGAGCCCGCACGCACCCTCTTCGCCGGACTCGTCGGCCACATCATGGCGCCACTGAACGGCATCGCCACCGGCGCCGTCGGCCTCGTCTTCGCGCTCGCCGCGCACGAGGTCGGCTGGCCGGTGGCCCGCGGCGGCTCGCAGTCGATCTCGGACGCGCTCGGCCGCTATCTCCGCGCGCTGGGCGGCAGCGTGCACACCGACTACGAGGTCAAGCGCCTCGACGACCTGCCGCCCGCCCGTGCCTACGTCTTCGACACCTCGCCGACGGCCCTCGCGCGCATCGCGGGACTCGGCCACTACTACGCCGGATTCCGTTACGGGGCAGGGGTGTTCAAGGTCGACTACGCCCTGGACGGCCCGGTGCCCTGGACCTCCGAGGCGGCGCGGCGCGCGGGCACTGTACAAGTCGCCGCCGACAGCCGGGAGATCGGCGCCGCACTGCGCGCCGCCTCCCGCGAGGGGCGCGCCCCCGAGGCGCCGTTCCTCATCACCGTCCAGCCCTCCGTCGTCGATCCGGGCCGCGCCCCCGAGGGCAAGCAGGTGTTCTGGGCCTACGGGCACGTTCCCAACGGCTGGGACGGCGACCTCACCGGTGCCATCGAGCGCCAACTGGAGCGCTTCGCGCCGGGGTTCAGGGACCGGGTCCTCGCCCGTGCGATCGCCGGACCGCCCCAACTGGCCGCGCGCAACGCGAACTACGTCGGCGGGGACATCGCCTGCGGCGCCGCCGACGGCCTGCAACTCCTGCTCAGGCCCCGGCTCACGCTGGCACCCCACCGCACCCCGCGCCCCGCCGTCTTCCTCTGCTCCAGTGCCACACCGCCCGGCCCCGGAGTGCACGGCATGTCCGGGCACAACGCGGCCAAGGCGGTCTGGCGACACCTGCGCGCCGCCTGA
- a CDS encoding PadR family transcriptional regulator, with product MNSSQGAWIRACLQLCLLGVLDTEGESYGYALINRLAESGLGEVKPATLYPALTRLAEEGAVSVRWSPGENGPGRKYYAITDQGRARLAAERADWQHFTTTVATLTGAP from the coding sequence GTGAACTCCTCTCAGGGGGCGTGGATACGCGCCTGTCTACAGCTCTGTCTGCTCGGCGTGCTGGACACGGAGGGCGAGAGCTACGGCTACGCGCTCATCAACAGGCTCGCCGAGTCCGGGCTCGGCGAGGTCAAACCCGCGACGCTCTACCCGGCACTGACCCGCCTCGCCGAGGAGGGCGCGGTGTCCGTTCGCTGGTCACCCGGCGAGAACGGGCCCGGCCGCAAGTACTACGCGATCACCGACCAGGGTCGCGCACGTCTGGCGGCGGAACGGGCCGACTGGCAGCACTTCACCACGACCGTCGCCACACTCACGGGGGCACCATGA
- a CDS encoding DUF6278 family protein: MNIPFLGNWRKRHTAQRGGGLADAFAEDPEGVGGLLAECELLRSQAAAAGLELDDSPASLQALDQLLPRWREDPEVLPWLGNDAGLYLGTVITRSVRGAGWHIWPGGHPVVRLASGREIRVVEAGLDWAVSGAPELSQVYAEAAEA; the protein is encoded by the coding sequence ATGAACATCCCTTTCCTGGGCAACTGGCGCAAGCGGCATACGGCCCAGCGCGGCGGCGGACTCGCGGACGCCTTCGCGGAGGACCCCGAAGGGGTGGGCGGGCTGCTCGCCGAGTGCGAACTGCTGCGCTCGCAGGCCGCCGCCGCAGGCCTCGAACTCGACGACTCGCCCGCCTCGTTGCAGGCCCTTGACCAGTTGCTTCCGCGCTGGCGGGAGGACCCGGAGGTGCTGCCCTGGCTCGGCAACGACGCGGGTCTCTACCTGGGCACCGTGATCACCCGCAGCGTCCGTGGCGCGGGCTGGCACATCTGGCCCGGCGGGCACCCCGTGGTGCGGCTGGCCTCGGGCCGCGAGATCCGTGTGGTGGAGGCCGGTCTGGACTGGGCGGTGAGCGGCGCCCCCGAGTTGTCGCAGGTGTACGCCGAGGCCGCCGAGGCGTGA